Proteins encoded by one window of Streptomyces clavuligerus:
- a CDS encoding TetR/AcrR family transcriptional regulator, which yields MGRPRGFDEAEVVRLAAGLFAGRSYDGVSIDDLVTHLGLHRNSLYKTFGSKRGLYLAALRWSLEHEVAPLIERIDADSGADGWFRAAVGEPGRASGLDLLLLAAAERAPEDPEVAGLVSRALAALDAALAARDPTGGRGPAGALTAALLGLRIRVRSGPADPGTEEARAAVARLLDHH from the coding sequence ATGGGACGACCCAGGGGATTCGACGAAGCAGAGGTGGTACGCCTGGCGGCGGGGCTGTTCGCCGGGCGGTCGTACGACGGGGTCTCCATCGACGACCTGGTCACCCATCTCGGACTGCACCGCAACAGCCTGTACAAGACCTTCGGCAGCAAACGAGGGCTCTATCTGGCGGCGCTGCGCTGGTCGCTGGAGCACGAGGTCGCGCCGCTGATCGAGCGGATCGACGCGGACAGCGGGGCGGACGGTTGGTTCCGCGCGGCCGTCGGGGAGCCGGGCCGGGCCTCCGGTCTGGATCTGCTGCTGCTCGCCGCCGCCGAGCGCGCCCCGGAGGACCCCGAGGTCGCCGGGCTGGTCTCCCGCGCCCTCGCCGCGCTCGACGCGGCACTGGCCGCCCGGGACCCGACAGGGGGGCGCGGCCCGGCGGGCGCGCTGACGGCCGCGCTGCTCGGGCTGCGCATCCGGGTCCGGTCGGGCCCGGCGGACCCCGGGACCGAAGAGGCCCGCGCCGCTGTGGCGCGGCTGCTCGACCACCACTGA
- a CDS encoding DUF4097 family beta strand repeat-containing protein, with protein sequence MPHFDTPEPISVTLSVDVGAVRITAGDRADTTVEVLPDSGADDADLRVAQQTRVTCENGVLLVKGPRQRSLFGKVGAVSVLIEVPAGSSVRGTASVLDLICEGPLGECRFRTSTGSIRVAEADTAELRTGLGDVTVDRVTGTAEIIGAGRVVVGELGSTATIKNLNGETVIGEADGHLRVNSSNGRISVDVARSGIDARSAQGGIRVGAAAGGPVELQTGAGDLDVGIPRSVTAWLDVNSRLGKVRNALGPAGEPSGSERTVEVRARTSLGDIVIRRA encoded by the coding sequence ATGCCACATTTCGATACACCGGAACCGATCTCCGTGACCCTCTCCGTCGATGTCGGCGCGGTGCGGATCACGGCGGGCGACCGCGCCGACACCACGGTCGAGGTGCTGCCGGACAGCGGAGCCGACGACGCCGACCTGCGGGTCGCCCAGCAGACCAGGGTCACCTGTGAGAACGGTGTGCTGCTGGTGAAGGGGCCCCGGCAGCGGTCGCTCTTCGGCAAGGTCGGGGCGGTCTCGGTGCTGATCGAGGTCCCGGCGGGGTCCTCCGTGCGGGGCACCGCCTCCGTGCTCGACCTCATCTGCGAAGGCCCGCTGGGGGAGTGCCGCTTCCGGACCTCCACCGGCAGCATCCGGGTCGCCGAGGCGGACACCGCGGAACTGCGCACCGGCCTCGGGGATGTCACCGTGGACCGCGTGACCGGGACCGCGGAGATCATCGGGGCGGGCCGCGTCGTCGTGGGCGAGCTGGGGTCCACCGCGACGATCAAGAATCTCAACGGGGAGACGGTCATCGGAGAGGCCGACGGCCATCTCCGGGTGAACTCGTCCAACGGCCGGATCTCCGTCGACGTCGCCCGCTCCGGGATCGACGCCAGGTCCGCCCAGGGCGGCATCCGGGTCGGCGCGGCGGCGGGCGGCCCCGTCGAGCTCCAGACCGGCGCCGGGGATCTCGATGTCGGCATCCCCCGCTCCGTCACCGCCTGGCTGGATGTGAACTCCCGTCTCGGCAAGGTCCGCAACGCGCTCGGACCCGCCGGTGAACCGAGCGGCTCCGAGCGCACCGTCGAGGTACGGGCCCGGACCAGCCTCGGTGACATCGTCATCCGCCGCGCCTGA
- a CDS encoding cysteine/serine endopeptidase inhibitor → MGKSFGRWATALLGATLFTALGAGTSHAAIPFDQPRSGKMTWYNDKGTGACGTPIDAAGQELVAAPAAWWSTGNPNSDPLCNGVSVQVTYNGRTITVPVRDKCPSCGSGHIDLSLPAFHKLASPDLGVVSGITWKFVGGGGNPGNPGNPGNPGGCSGAPAWTAGTWYPAGAVVKYRNGGHYIAEHGNPGYDPTVSTWYWEPRSC, encoded by the coding sequence ATGGGTAAGAGCTTCGGGCGATGGGCCACGGCACTGCTCGGCGCGACGCTGTTCACCGCGCTCGGCGCCGGTACCTCCCACGCGGCCATCCCCTTCGACCAGCCCCGCAGCGGCAAGATGACCTGGTACAACGACAAGGGGACGGGCGCCTGCGGCACTCCCATCGACGCCGCGGGACAGGAGCTGGTGGCGGCCCCCGCCGCCTGGTGGAGCACGGGCAACCCCAACAGCGACCCCCTGTGCAACGGGGTGTCCGTCCAGGTCACCTACAACGGCAGAACGATCACCGTGCCCGTGCGGGACAAGTGCCCGTCCTGCGGGTCGGGGCACATCGACCTCAGCCTTCCCGCCTTCCACAAGCTGGCCTCGCCGGACCTCGGCGTGGTCTCCGGCATCACCTGGAAGTTCGTCGGGGGCGGCGGCAACCCAGGCAACCCTGGCAACCCTGGTAATCCGGGCGGATGTTCCGGCGCACCCGCCTGGACGGCCGGGACCTGGTACCCGGCGGGGGCCGTCGTGAAGTACCGCAACGGCGGCCACTACATCGCCGAGCACGGCAACCCGGGCTACGACCCGACCGTCAGCACCTGGTACTGGGAGCCCCGCAGCTGCTGA
- a CDS encoding tetratricopeptide repeat protein, producing MDETYYEFGTAAERWDRAQMFFEAKEYGTAARILRGLVAEAPEQIAQRLLLARAYYHSARLGPAETELRAILELNPVEHYAHLMLGRTLERQGRAADAARHLRIAAAMSGD from the coding sequence GTGGACGAGACCTACTATGAGTTCGGTACGGCCGCCGAGCGGTGGGACCGGGCGCAGATGTTCTTCGAGGCCAAGGAGTACGGGACGGCCGCGCGGATTCTGCGGGGTCTGGTGGCGGAGGCCCCGGAGCAGATCGCGCAGCGGCTGCTGCTCGCCCGCGCCTACTACCACTCCGCCCGGCTGGGTCCGGCCGAGACGGAGCTGCGGGCGATCCTGGAGCTGAACCCGGTGGAGCACTACGCCCATCTGATGCTCGGCAGGACGCTGGAGCGGCAGGGGCGCGCCGCCGACGCCGCCCGGCATCTGCGGATCGCCGCCGCGATGTCCGGCGACTGA
- a CDS encoding M48 family metalloprotease yields the protein MGATVRAVRALALLAGFHLLGVLLLAVLGGIDYLLYLFVPAGIAAKLYVISVLLAIPVIRGMFMLRVPRGGEPDGVRVTEADEPELWRTVRELAEQVGTRAPTEIVLTAEVNAAVLERTRLLGLLPGPRTLFLGVPLTQGLGEAQLRAVIVHELGHYANSDTRLAAITVRGRAQILRTVRHFEERAGNAAEREREKLRKKARKAEAKGRTPQEVPGEDTPGRAGVTYRVMARIYTAYARFFLRATLTDARRQEYAADLASARIAGREATASALREIPALAAAHDFYLHRYATMGIEAELLPPRGEFFGGFGHLLSARALELLRMRGELPDGTVSPYDSHPPLADRVRRVEALDDDGRTDENTGTALALLADPGHTLTALEDAVLAPGIRALPRARDWQDLLERSMHSGLADHRSPLHQALARYTGRPATLSALLGLIDEGRLWKLAQRMPLSDEAARAEGRAFREFVRPSLHSSVSGMVLAELGSHNLLRWEFSWSEAARARFPKSADGQEQDLDAAVGAAVADAPDTRPLRALLPGS from the coding sequence ATGGGCGCAACCGTGCGTGCCGTCCGTGCCCTGGCCCTGCTCGCCGGGTTCCATCTGCTCGGCGTCCTGCTGCTCGCCGTGCTCGGTGGCATCGACTATCTGCTCTACCTCTTCGTCCCCGCCGGAATCGCGGCCAAGCTGTACGTGATCTCCGTCCTGCTCGCGATCCCCGTGATACGCGGCATGTTCATGCTCCGGGTCCCCCGGGGCGGGGAGCCGGACGGAGTCCGCGTCACCGAGGCGGACGAGCCGGAGCTGTGGCGGACCGTACGGGAACTCGCCGAGCAGGTCGGCACCCGCGCCCCCACCGAGATCGTCCTCACCGCCGAGGTGAACGCGGCCGTCCTGGAACGGACACGTCTCCTCGGCCTGTTGCCCGGCCCCCGCACCCTCTTCCTCGGCGTACCGCTGACACAGGGCCTCGGCGAGGCCCAGCTCCGCGCCGTCATCGTCCATGAGCTGGGCCACTACGCCAACTCCGACACCCGCCTCGCCGCCATCACCGTCCGCGGCCGGGCCCAGATCCTGCGGACCGTCCGCCACTTCGAGGAGCGTGCCGGGAACGCCGCCGAGCGCGAACGCGAGAAGCTGCGGAAGAAGGCCCGCAAGGCCGAGGCCAAGGGGCGCACCCCGCAGGAGGTCCCCGGCGAGGACACCCCCGGCCGCGCGGGCGTCACCTATCGGGTCATGGCACGGATCTACACCGCGTACGCGCGGTTCTTCCTCCGCGCCACCCTGACCGACGCGCGCCGCCAGGAGTACGCGGCCGATCTCGCCTCCGCCCGCATCGCCGGGCGCGAGGCCACCGCGTCCGCCCTGCGCGAGATTCCGGCGCTGGCCGCCGCCCACGACTTCTATCTGCACCGGTACGCCACCATGGGCATCGAGGCCGAGCTGCTGCCGCCGCGCGGCGAGTTCTTCGGCGGCTTCGGGCATCTGCTCTCCGCCCGGGCCCTGGAACTGCTGCGGATGCGCGGCGAACTCCCCGACGGGACCGTCTCGCCCTACGACTCCCACCCGCCCCTCGCCGACCGGGTCCGGCGCGTCGAAGCACTGGACGACGACGGACGCACCGACGAGAACACCGGCACCGCCCTGGCGCTGCTCGCCGACCCCGGACACACGCTGACCGCGCTGGAGGACGCCGTCCTCGCCCCGGGCATACGGGCCCTGCCCCGCGCGCGGGACTGGCAGGACCTGCTGGAACGGTCCATGCACAGCGGCCTCGCCGACCACCGCTCCCCGCTGCACCAGGCCCTCGCCCGCTACACCGGCCGCCCCGCGACGCTCTCCGCGCTGCTCGGTCTGATCGACGAGGGACGGCTCTGGAAGCTGGCGCAGCGGATGCCGCTCTCCGACGAGGCCGCGCGGGCCGAGGGGCGGGCCTTCCGGGAGTTCGTCCGGCCCTCCCTGCACTCCTCGGTCAGCGGGATGGTCCTCGCGGAGCTGGGCTCGCACAACCTGCTGCGCTGGGAGTTCTCCTGGAGCGAGGCCGCGCGGGCCCGGTTCCCGAAGAGCGCCGACGGCCAGGAGCAGGACCTCGACGCCGCCGTCGGCGCGGCCGTCGCGGACGCCCCCGACACCCGCCCGCTGCGCGCCCTGCTGCCGGGCTCCTGA
- a CDS encoding pirin family protein, whose protein sequence is MSNLDRQAAPSVCGGRGFVVAEPVRELLSPRRVLLGESTEVRRLLPNLGRRMVGAWAFVDHYGPDDIADEPGMQVPPHPHMGLQTVSWLHQGEVLHRDSTGGLATIRPRELGLMTSGRAISHSEESPRPHARFLHGAQLWVALPDSHRNVEPHFQHHPVLPTVTAPGLSATVILGTLDGATSPGTTYTPIVGADLTLTRGADLRLPLDPDFEYAVLSMSGETHVDGVPVLPGSMLYLGCGRTGLPLRAESDAALMLLGGEPFEEELIMWWNFIARSNDEITQARSDWMTTTRFGEVHGYDGGPLAAPELPPGALKKRGRVR, encoded by the coding sequence ATGAGCAATCTCGATCGTCAGGCCGCCCCCTCCGTCTGCGGCGGTCGCGGCTTCGTCGTCGCGGAACCCGTCCGTGAACTCCTCAGCCCCCGCCGGGTCCTCCTCGGGGAGTCCACCGAGGTCCGCAGGCTGCTGCCCAACCTCGGCCGCCGGATGGTGGGGGCCTGGGCCTTCGTCGACCACTACGGCCCGGACGACATCGCCGACGAGCCCGGCATGCAGGTGCCGCCCCACCCCCACATGGGGCTCCAGACCGTGAGCTGGCTCCACCAGGGCGAGGTCCTGCACCGGGACAGCACGGGCGGTCTGGCCACCATCAGGCCCCGTGAGCTGGGCCTGATGACCTCGGGCCGCGCCATCAGCCACTCGGAGGAGAGCCCGCGCCCGCACGCCCGCTTCCTCCACGGGGCCCAGCTCTGGGTGGCCCTGCCCGACTCCCACCGGAACGTCGAACCGCACTTCCAGCACCACCCCGTGCTCCCCACGGTCACGGCCCCCGGCCTGAGCGCCACGGTCATCCTCGGCACCCTCGACGGCGCCACCTCCCCCGGCACCACCTACACCCCGATCGTCGGCGCCGACCTCACCCTCACCCGGGGCGCCGACCTCCGCCTCCCCCTCGACCCCGACTTCGAGTACGCGGTCCTCTCCATGTCCGGCGAGACCCACGTCGACGGCGTCCCCGTCCTCCCCGGCTCCATGCTCTACCTCGGCTGCGGCCGTACCGGACTCCCCCTGCGCGCGGAGTCCGACGCGGCGCTGATGCTGCTGGGCGGCGAACCCTTCGAGGAGGAGCTGATCATGTGGTGGAACTTCATCGCACGAAGCAATGACGAGATCACCCAGGCCCGTTCCGACTGGATGACCACCACCCGCTTCGGCGAGGTCCATGGCTACGACGGAGGTCCGCTGGCGGCCCCGGAACTTCCGCCGGGCGCGCTGAAGAAGCGGGGACGGGTGCGCTGA